In Dysidea avara chromosome 3, odDysAvar1.4, whole genome shotgun sequence, a single window of DNA contains:
- the LOC136248512 gene encoding uncharacterized protein: MAEVTAVELPLSEYVLELSVSNKRRYLEKISSEIDQDPLLLLLLLLVILCRPLLEYSAQVTTYIQVYKLNNCYPYLIPASELRNGDFPPVTNTDIFNYLVLGHSFCTSQRFKSHKSLDAFKYFLCGFVKYLGSKRFDGKYAAIAKIRHSQRANDPPVNTWVLCEVDGTVEAGHCTCMASLGEVCSHVAAILFYLESASRVTTTCTQTDCAWKQPRLVETIPYARIMDIPFTKPKGTLRSNRKRGAHLYSDTVPLSDLPKPLETQNFSVVELASESDSNGMGTELPFSEIGQESSQHNALQSPNEQFSAEFSFLQLLQVPPTDADKLEFLTENESFDPAINSIMPPLSEKFKTSSPAINLPPSLRDLYRPENEELTYLELIAVCEQVSLTISDEQTRIIEAATREQSKTTA, from the exons ATGGCTGAGGTGACAGCTGTAGAATTGCCATTGAGTGAGTATGTTCTAGAGTTGTCAGTCAGTAATAAGAGGAGATATCTCGAGAAGATATCATCGGAAATTGACCAAGaccctttattattattattattattattggtaatactgtgcagacctctattagagtatagtgcacaggtcacaacatacatacaagtatacaaattaaataattgctacCCTTACTTGATTCCAGCTTCTGAATTGAGGAACGGCGATTTCCCACCTGTGACAAACACGGATATATTCAACTACCTTGTTCTAGGGCACAGTTTCTGTACCTCGCAACGGTTTAAGTCTCACAAAAGCCTGGACGCCTTCAAGTACTTCCTTTGTGGATTTGTTAAATACTTGGGTTCCAAAAGATTTGATGGAAAGTATGCTGCCATAGCAAAG ATCAGGCATTCCCAGCGTGCCAATGATCCACCAGTGAACACTTGGGTATTGTGTGAGGTTGATGGTACTGTTGAGGCAGGCCACTGTACCTGCATGGCAAGCCTTGGTGAAGTTTGCTCTCATGTTGCAGCCATTCTATTTTATCTTGAATCAGCATCCCGTGTCACTACAACATGCACGCAGACAGACTGTGCATGGAAGCAACCTCGTCTGGTTGAGACAATACCATATGCCCGGATTATGGATATACCTTTTACCAAGCCAAAAGGCACTTTACGCTCTAACAGGAAAAGAGGAGCCCATTTATATAGTGACACCGTGCCATTATCAGATTTGCCAAAACCCTTGGAGACACAAAATTTCTCCGTTGTTGAACTTGCATCTGAATCGGATTCAAATGGTATGGGTACAGAGCTGCCTTTCAGTGAAATAGGGCAAGAGTCATCTCAGCATAATGCTTTACAATCACCTAATGAGCAATTTTCAGCTGAGTTTAGTTTTTTACAATTGTTGCAAGTTCCCCCTACTGATGCAGATAAATTAGAATTCCTAACAGAGAATGAAAGTTTTGATCCTGCCATTAATTCAATTATGCCACCACTCTCAGAAAAGTTCAAGACCAGCTCACCAGCTATCAATCTGCCACCTTCCTTGAGAGATTTGTACCGTCCAGAAAACGAAGAGTTAACATACCTTGAACTAATTGCTGTATGTGAGCAAGTAAGTTTAACCATTTCAGATGAACAAACTAGGATAATTGAGGCTGCAACCCGTGAGCAGAGCAAAACTACAGCCTGA
- the LOC136250962 gene encoding 85/88 kDa calcium-independent phospholipase A2-like isoform X1, with product MECVKKLTAEEQNEIHSQLFKEDVEKEDKNPIRQLKLCCYKKCFKSSCWFSVVLEIKNEIFCLIDTPNKPEAQHLYNLCCNVIPHFWDVKPCHSAVFTDKVLTKLVELMRLYGNSWSVAHMCVSLPLPEDTMMILLASDPFKDHFTSTHHPKGYTLLHLVIEQKSIIACKAIMRCSDEYNLDPCFHVRDQESLIPIQRATKSNAKECLTYLLKSQSPHEAQQSSSFLRRGNVLDQFRKAIEDKKSDTVKTLLNTDPSLVHVPYVDGSVCLHKTRDHLTMVHLLDNGADDSTRNQENKTPLHAIIRHDHSVSGSSTSYEYKRTTKEKQNCVVALLAHGKCDINSKTNRGMTPLHLAVEGEDIFTLKALIIFGADLSCVNDYGQTPLDMAKQVAYQAAIDLLQSAIDNNQVISAEQVALNHVCFTKPLDDHTAAYASSIGPICTYTSPKKGDRVLCLDGGGIKGLVLIEMLAAIEHISGKRIVDLFDWIIGTSTGGILALALVYTDLSLGGLRSMYLSLKDKVFHKVKFVGLPHSNTEILTDILVDTFKELKLGSRTHPKVMVTSTIIGEKVVFFNNFEEDKELGKDQYVWKAGRATSAAPVYFEQFGIYTDGGIKANNPSMSGLTRIHQYYKTSNKSHKIACVVSLGCGMFH from the exons ATGGAGTGTGTCAAGAAGTTGACTGCAGAAGAGCAAAATGAAATTCATTCACAATTGTTTAAAGAAGATGTAGAGAAGGAAGACAAAAATCCTATCAGGCAGTTAAAACTTTGCTGCTATAAGAAATGTTTTAAAAGCTCTTGCTGGTTTTCAGTGGTATTAgaaattaaaaatgaaatattttgtCTAATTGATACTCCCAATAAGCCAGAAGCACAACATCTCTACAATCTTTGTTGTAATGTCATTCCACATTTTTGGGATGTAAAGCCTTGCCATTCAGCAGTGTTCACAGATAAAGTTTTAACCAAGTTGGTGGAACTGATGAGGTTATATGGCAACAGTTGGTCAGTAGCACACATGTGTGTCAGCCTTCCTCTTCCAGAGGACACAATGATGATACTCCTGGCGAGCGACCCTTTCAAGGATCATTTCACATCCACACATCATCCCAAAGGATACACACTACTCCACTTAGTCATTGAACAAAAGTCCATCATTGCTTGTAAAGCTATTATGAGGTGCAGTGATGAGTATAATCTTGATCCTTGTTTTCATGTCAGAGACCAAGAAAGCTTAATTCCAATTCAGAGAGCCACAAAATCAAATGCGAAAGAATGCCTTACTTATCTACTTAAATCACAGTCACCACATGAAGCCCAGCAAAGTTCAAGCTTTTTGAGAAGAGGAAATGTACTAGACCAGTTTCGAAAAGCAATTGAAGATAAGAAGAGTGATACAGTGAAAACACTGCTCAATACTGACCCAAGCCTTGTCCATGTTCCTTATGTAGATGGGAGTGTTTGTCTTCACAAGACTCGTGATCACTTG ACTATGGTGCATCTGCTTGATAATGGTGCTGATGATTCTACTCGAAATCAGGAAAATAAAACTCCACTACATGCAATTATTAGACATGATCATTCTGTAAGTGGTAGTAGTACAAGCTATGAGTACAAGAGGACCACCAAAGAAAAGCAAAATTGTGTTGTAGCTTTATTAGCACATGGGAAATGTGACATCAATAGTAAAACCAACAGAGGAATGACACCACTACACTTGGCAGTTGAG GGTGAAGACATTTTCACTcttaaagcactaataatattTGGAGCTGACCTTTCTTGTGTCAATGACTATGGTCAAACACCACTGGACATGGCCAAACAAGTTGCATATCAAGCTGCCATTGACCTACTACAATCTGCTATTGATAATAATCAAGTTATAAGTGCAGAACAAGTTGCTTTGAACCATGTATGCTTTACTAAACCACTGGATGATCACACAGCAGCATATGCAAGCTCAATAGGACCAATCTGTACTTACACATCTCCTAAAAAAGGAGACAGGGTGCTGTGCCTTGATGGAGGAGGGATCAAAGGTCTTGTGCTGATTGAGATGCTTGCAGCAATTGAGCATATCTCTGGTAAAAGAATTGTTGACCTGTTTGACTGGATTATTGGGACCAGTACAGGAGGAATACTAGCACTGGCCCTAGTTTATA ctgatttgtCACTAGGTGGTCTGCGTTCTATGTATCTCTCACTAAAAGATAAAGTATTCCACAAAGTTAAATTTGTTGGTTTGCCACATAGTAACACAGAAATTCTTACAGATATTTTAGTTGATACATTTAAGGAACTAAAATTGGGATCCAGAACTCATCCAAA AGTTATGGTTACATCTACCATTATTGGAGAAAAGGTGGTGTTTTTCAACAATTTTGAGGAGGATAAAGAGCTTGGCAAAG ATCAATATGTTTGGAAAGCTGGCCGGGCAACTAGTGCAGCTCCAGTGTACTTTGAACAGTTTGGTATATACACTGATGGAGGAATTAAGGCCAACAATCCTAGTATGAGTGGGTTAACAAGGATTCACCAGTACTACAAGACATCTAACAAAAGTCACAAAATTGCTTGTGTTGTATCCCTGGGCTGTGGAATGTTTCACTGA
- the LOC136250962 gene encoding 85/88 kDa calcium-independent phospholipase A2-like isoform X2 produces MECVKKLTAEEQNEIHSQLFKEDVEKEDKNPIRQLKLCCYKKCFKSSCWFSVVLEIKNEIFCLIDTPNKPEAQHLYNLCCNVIPHFWDVKPCHSAVFTDKVLTKLVELMRLYGNSWSVAHMCVSLPLPEDTMMILLASDPFKDHFTSTHHPKGYTLLHLVIEQKSIIACKAIMRCSDEYNLDPCFHVRDQESLIPIQRATKSNAKECLTYLLKSQSPHEAQQSSSFLRRGNVLDQFRKAIEDKKSDTVKTLLNTDPSLVHVPYVDGSVCLHKTRDHLTMVHLLDNGADDSTRNQENKTPLHAIIRHDHSVSGSSTSYEYKRTTKEKQNCVVALLAHGKCDINSKTNRGMTPLHLAVEGEDIFTLKALIIFGADLSCVNDYGQTPLDMAKQVAYQAAIDLLQSAIDNNQVISAEQVALNHVCFTKPLDDHTAAYASSIGPICTYTSPKKGDRVLCLDGGGIKGLVLIEMLAAIEHISGKRIVDLFDWIIGTSTGGILALALVYTDLSLGGLRSMYLSLKDKIF; encoded by the exons ATGGAGTGTGTCAAGAAGTTGACTGCAGAAGAGCAAAATGAAATTCATTCACAATTGTTTAAAGAAGATGTAGAGAAGGAAGACAAAAATCCTATCAGGCAGTTAAAACTTTGCTGCTATAAGAAATGTTTTAAAAGCTCTTGCTGGTTTTCAGTGGTATTAgaaattaaaaatgaaatattttgtCTAATTGATACTCCCAATAAGCCAGAAGCACAACATCTCTACAATCTTTGTTGTAATGTCATTCCACATTTTTGGGATGTAAAGCCTTGCCATTCAGCAGTGTTCACAGATAAAGTTTTAACCAAGTTGGTGGAACTGATGAGGTTATATGGCAACAGTTGGTCAGTAGCACACATGTGTGTCAGCCTTCCTCTTCCAGAGGACACAATGATGATACTCCTGGCGAGCGACCCTTTCAAGGATCATTTCACATCCACACATCATCCCAAAGGATACACACTACTCCACTTAGTCATTGAACAAAAGTCCATCATTGCTTGTAAAGCTATTATGAGGTGCAGTGATGAGTATAATCTTGATCCTTGTTTTCATGTCAGAGACCAAGAAAGCTTAATTCCAATTCAGAGAGCCACAAAATCAAATGCGAAAGAATGCCTTACTTATCTACTTAAATCACAGTCACCACATGAAGCCCAGCAAAGTTCAAGCTTTTTGAGAAGAGGAAATGTACTAGACCAGTTTCGAAAAGCAATTGAAGATAAGAAGAGTGATACAGTGAAAACACTGCTCAATACTGACCCAAGCCTTGTCCATGTTCCTTATGTAGATGGGAGTGTTTGTCTTCACAAGACTCGTGATCACTTG ACTATGGTGCATCTGCTTGATAATGGTGCTGATGATTCTACTCGAAATCAGGAAAATAAAACTCCACTACATGCAATTATTAGACATGATCATTCTGTAAGTGGTAGTAGTACAAGCTATGAGTACAAGAGGACCACCAAAGAAAAGCAAAATTGTGTTGTAGCTTTATTAGCACATGGGAAATGTGACATCAATAGTAAAACCAACAGAGGAATGACACCACTACACTTGGCAGTTGAG GGTGAAGACATTTTCACTcttaaagcactaataatattTGGAGCTGACCTTTCTTGTGTCAATGACTATGGTCAAACACCACTGGACATGGCCAAACAAGTTGCATATCAAGCTGCCATTGACCTACTACAATCTGCTATTGATAATAATCAAGTTATAAGTGCAGAACAAGTTGCTTTGAACCATGTATGCTTTACTAAACCACTGGATGATCACACAGCAGCATATGCAAGCTCAATAGGACCAATCTGTACTTACACATCTCCTAAAAAAGGAGACAGGGTGCTGTGCCTTGATGGAGGAGGGATCAAAGGTCTTGTGCTGATTGAGATGCTTGCAGCAATTGAGCATATCTCTGGTAAAAGAATTGTTGACCTGTTTGACTGGATTATTGGGACCAGTACAGGAGGAATACTAGCACTGGCCCTAGTTTATA ctgatttgtCACTAGGTGGTCTGCGTTCTATGTATCTCTCACTAAAAGATAAA ATATTTTAG
- the LOC136248513 gene encoding uncharacterized protein has product MFEGKTKAALRLVSGYQRGGVLNLDEIADSASPGHCVRDFLRAKHPPAQPLDPKCLLQHWADPPSVHPVIFSSLNAAVIRSAALRTSGAAGPSGIDARGWRRLCTSFHSASGELCVAMSSFTRRLCTVFLSPDLLSPSLVCRLIALDKNPGVRPIGVCEVMRRIVAKAVLVILRDDIQETAGSHQLCAGQLSGAEAAVHAVRRVFEEGSTEAVLLVDASNAFNSLNHLVALHNRQLCPPLSTILINIYRSPASLLVSGEVILSEEGTTQGDPLAMPMYALATVPLINQLHGTVDQVWYADDACACGSIQDLLIWWNQLCIKGPAFGYFVNAPKTWLVSKERFHSIATTLFSDTDVQITSAGRSYLGAAIGSNAYVQEFVRDKVVGWSAEITRLAKFAQVQPHAAYSALTHGLSSH; this is encoded by the coding sequence ATGTTTGAGGGTAAAACCAAGGCTGCTTTACGATTAGTCTCAGGTTACCAACGTGGTGGAGTTCTAAACTTGGATGAGATAGCTGATTCTGCTTCTCCCGGCCATTGTGTTCGCGATTTTCTGCGGGCTAAACATCCTCCAGCTCAGCCTTTGGATCCTAAGTGTCTTCTACAGCATTGGGCTGACCCACCATCCGTACACCCTGTTATATTCTCTTCTCTTAATGCTGCTGTTATCAGGTCTGCTGCTTTGCGAACATCTGGTGCGGCTGGACCCTCTGGGATCGACGCTCGTGGTTGGCGTCGACTTTGTACCTCATTCCACTCTGCTTCAGGTGAATTGTGTGTTGCAATGTCCTCATTTACTCGTCGTTTATGTACTGTTTTCCTCTCCCCAGATTTGCTCTCGCCTTCTTTGGTGTGTCGCCTCATTGCTTTGGATAAAAATCCTGGGGTGCGGCCTATTGGTGTGTGCGAGGTTATGAGACGTATTGTTGCTAAGGCTGTGCTGGTCATCCTGCGGGATGACATTCAGGAGACAGCTGGTTCACACCAACTTTGTGCGGGGCAACTTTCTGGGGCGGAGGCTGCGGTTCATGCTGTCCGAAGGGTTTTTGAGGAAGGAAGCACTGAGGCTGTGTTGCTGGTGGACGCCTCCAATGCCTTTAACTCGCTGAACCATTTGGTGGCTCTACACAACAGACAACTGTGCCCGCCACTTTCCACTATTCTGATCAATATTTATAGGTCTCCAGCCTCTTTGCTTGTTTCTGGGGAGGTTATTTTATCAGAGGAGGGTACTACACAGGGAGAcccactagctatgcctatgtatGCCCTTGCTACAGTGCCTTTAATCAATCAACTTCATGGGACAGTGGACCAggtctggtatgctgatgatgcttgtgcttGTGGCAGTATACAGGACTTGCTCATCTGGTGGAACCAGCTCTGTATTAAGGGACCTGCTTTTGGCTATTTTGTGAATGCTCCTAAAACTTGGTTAGTTTCTAAGGAAAGGTTCCATTCAATTGCTACTACTCTGTTCTCAGATACTGATGTTCAAATTACTTCCGCGGGCCGTTCCTACCTTGGGGCTGCCATTGGTTCAAACGCTTATGTCCAGGAATTTGTGAGGGACAAGGTTGTTGGTTGGTCAGCAGAGATTACACGGCTTGCCAAGTTCGCACAAGTTCAGCCGCATGCTGCTTATTCCGCTCTCACTCATGGCTTGTCAAGCCATTAG
- the LOC136250968 gene encoding 85/88 kDa calcium-independent phospholipase A2-like yields the protein MEKVRCLSAKELDSINVVYKEIGKEAKIPPLRRIKLCHYKKRGNDAFLWFLIVLEIENKEFVLFDTFKKEEATTLYYHCWDVIPCFWSVEDFLYEVFTDTVLTKLVELMRLYGYSWSVAHMCVSLPLPEDTMMILLASDSFKDHFTSTRHPKRYTLLHLAIEQNSLLACKAILRCSEKLGLDPCFYIEDQDGLLPIQKAKDSDAKECLTYLIQSQSPHEAQCSSGFLSKQNLLDQFRKAIEDKKSDTVKTLLTTDPSLVHVPNVDGSICLHKARDHMTIIHLIDNGADDSTRNQENETPLHAIIRRENPSTVSRQKDSSSAEDSQKQATKEKQSCIVALLANGKGNVNSKTKGGMTPLHLAVEGCDALAVKSLLIFGANILCVNDQDQTPLNMAKNIAYQSTIDLLQFAENDQVMSTLAAADSTDFDQTLVDDMMSSKGAVSAYPKGDRVLCLDGGGIKGLVLIEMLAVIERISGKRIVDLFDWIIGTSTGGILALALVYTDLTLNELRDMYFSLKDKVLHSIGIPHSDTETLEMILKDKVKDIKLGSKTHPRVMVTATNIKYSPPSLVFFNNFEEDDELGKGQGVLKAGRATSAAPVYFSHCDNTYIDGGIKANNPSMSGLTRIHEYYKATGRSYKIACVVSLGCGMFQKKVGDTDIHDCLSKISSIKEGILNAIRILSSVRNLAFDVILNEISETDGEPVHNTRAFCETNDISYFRLSPMLKEAIGLDEKDTEKLVDMLITTRQYVLSEINQFRAIVKNVS from the exons ATGGAAAAAGTTAGATGCCTCTCTGCGAAGGAGTTGGATAGCATCAATGTGGTTTATAAAGAGATTGGAAAAGAGGCTAAAATTCCGCCTTTGAGGAGGATAAAACTTTGCCATTACAAGAAACGTGGAAATGATGCTTTCTTATGGTTTTTGATAGTGTTAGAAATAGAAAATAAAGAATTCGTACTTTTTGATACTTTCAAGAAAGAAGAAGCAACAACTCTGTACTACCATTGTTGGGATGTTATTCCATGTTTCTGGAGTGTAGAGGATTTTCTTTATGAGGTTTTTACAGATACCGTTTTAACCAAATTGGTGGAACTGATGAGGTTATATGGCTACAGTTGGTCAGTAGCACACATGTGTGTCAGCCTTCCTCTTCCAGAGGATACAATGATGATACTCCTGGCTAGTGACTCTTTCAAGGATCATTTCACATCCACACGTCATCCCAAAAGATACACACTTCTCCACTTAGCCATTGAACAAAATTCGCTTCTGGCCTGTAAAGCCATTTTGAGATGCAGTGAAAAGCTTGGGCTAGATCCTTGTTTTTACATAGAAGATCAAGACGGTTTGTTGCCCATTCAAAAAGCCAAAGACTCAGATGCAAAAGAGTGCCTCACTTATCTAATTCAATCACAGTCACCACATGAAGCCCAGTGCAGTTCAGGATTTTTGAGCAAACAAAATTTACTAGACCAGTTTCGAAAAGCGATTGAAGATAAGAAGAGTGATACGGTTAAAACACTGCTCACTACTGACCCAAGTCTTGTCCATGTTCCTAATGTAGATGGGAGTATTTGTCTTCACAAGGCTCGTGATCACATG ACTATAATACATCTTATTGATAACGGTGCTGATGATTCTACTCGGAATCAGGAGAATGAGACTCCACTACATGCAATTATTAGACGTGAAAATCCATCCACTGTGTCTAGACAGAAAGACAGTTCAAGTGCTGAAGACTCCCAGAAACAAGCAACTAAAGAAAAGCAAAGTTGTATAGTGGCTCTGTTGGCAAATGGGAAAGGCAATGTCAACAGTAAAACTAAAGGAGGAATGACACCTCTACATTTAGCAGTTGAG GGATGTGATGCTCTAGCTGTGAAATCTCTGTTAATATTTGGAGCCAATATTTTATGTGTCAATGATCAAGATCAAACACCACTGAATATGGCTAAGAACATTGCCTACCAATCCACCATTGATCTACTGCAGTTTGCTGAAAATGATCAAGTCATGAGCACACTTGCTGCTGCTGATAGTACTGATTTTGATCAAACATTGGTTGATGACATGATGTCTTCAAAAGGAGCAGTCAGTGCGTATCCTAAAGGAGACAGAGTACTATGCCTTGATGGGGGAGGGATCAAAGGCTTGGTACTGATTGAGATGCTTGCAGTTATTGAAAGAATTTCTGGTAAAAGGATTGTTGACCTGTTTGACTGGATCATTGGAACCAGTACAGGAGGGATACTAGCACTGGCCCTAGTGTACA CTGATCTGACACTGAATGAGTTACGTGATATGTACTTCTCTTTGAAAGACAAGGTGTTACACAGTATTGGCATTCCACACAGTGACACAGAAACTCTGGAAATGATTCTTAAGGATAAAGTGAAAGATATAAAATTGGGATCCAAAACTCATCCAAG GGTAATGGTCACAGCTACCAATATCAAGTATTCACCCCCAAGTTTAGTGTTTTTCAATAATTTTGAAGAGGATGATGAGCTGGGAAAAG GTCAAGGTGTTTTAAAAGCTGGCCGAGCAACTAGTGCTGCTCCAGTTTACTTCAGTCACTGTGACAATACATACATTGATGGAGGAATCAAAGCCAACAATCCCAGTATGAGTGGGTTAACAAGGATACACGAATACTACAAGGCAACTGGTAGAAGCTACAAAATTGCTTGTGTAGTATCACTGGGCTGTGGAATGTTTCAGAAAAAAGTTGGAGACACTGACATTCATGATTGTTTGTCTAAAATTAGTAGCATTAAGGAAGGAATTCTTAATGCAATACGTATACTGTCGTCAGTACGAAATCTTGCATTTGATGTGATACTAAATGAG ATCAGTGAAACCGATGGAGAACCAGTTCACAACACAAGAGCATTTTGTGAAACAAATGATATTTCATATTTCCGGTTGTCACCCATGCTAAAAGAGGCTATTGGGCTGGATGAGAAAGACACAGAGAAGCTGGTTGACATGTTGATTACCACTAGACAGTATGTGTTGTCAGAAATTAATCAGTTTCGGGCTATTGTCAAAAATGTTTCTTAA